In a genomic window of Coregonus clupeaformis isolate EN_2021a chromosome 27, ASM2061545v1, whole genome shotgun sequence:
- the si:dkey-175m17.7 gene encoding uncharacterized protein si:dkey-175m17.7 — MPPLPLGERIVVIQRPKNLALRGSTPQTTPQPHSHITALSNKPLSRPSHPHPPQSHPNPTSPNSLSLECKSRSSSRLQKTKGDKAIVSEGVRHTPSHCHSNGTVTLGPRPHQHTHTIDIKLSVNKGIKGGGGHSNTLGRSGSVKVGKKRVSLCLDPGYGERKAGGTSGKPGGAVQQLQNHPQNQIKASRGSHHQNHLAVSPGGVLEFVPAKRQQSKSRREKAQDASSKVCSASFPPRGAREVPCVGNKENSKLGPVHQNPNPHSLPHHHNSVPVPHASVLNSHYPASPSSHQPCASTSFQQPLNQPRPSRGRDHRPQILHGLPFSPCSSRGGFPSPDHTCTIDFSHPFSCGCWKLVRCRGARGRSAGCQGGGGSPLSSFSCAHGHGVGGVNHRGGSAMGLRTLGGCLSTASTTNTSSSNSTVSDCRTGLLRPLRCASCSREAGAFESPAAFRKKLVGGCLPCTPLSSSAPLRALQSCVSGCNPKASQGGSSTCSYCSSDPIVVTFNPRRSGKPPGLGRGVGAGHPMGVFPADDDDYSVRTIWPEELSKKMTRSKTQQNHQSCAGMGVGKTCAGQNQNSSNGTSPVILDCRNLLEFTRNQITDHAGRRRLQQGKMAVLDFIGSGSGSGRDPGRDSLKRLWNKGGETGMVDGMGQEDDMAYPRTPSPRSPSPQSPSSFSTAPSAPSTLLKPKPRQRDAEGRHSLPSAQSLHLVLNSLNREQDEENGRVHLTLPLSSSLPASLSDESGMTPDVENAVVSPILPFLFLGNERDAQDLDLLMRLNIGYVVNVTTHLPLYHLGSCLVRYKRLPATDNSKQNLRQYFEEVFEFIEEAHQSGRGVLVHCQAGVSRSATIVIAYLMKHTLMTMTDAYKYVRGRRPVVSPNLNFMGQLLEFERDLNSGVTPRILTPKLSGLETQV; from the exons ATGCCTCCACTCCCTCTTGGCGAGCGCATAGTGGTTATTCAGCGCCCTAAAAACTTGGCCCTACGTGGGTCCACCCCACAGACCACACCACAGCCTCACTCCCATATAACAGCCCTCAGCAACAAACCTCTCTCCCGCCCTTCTCATCCCCACCCTCCTCAGTCCCACCCTAATCCTACATCCCCGAACTCACTGTCTTTGGAATGCAAGAGCAGATCATCATCCCGTCTGCAGAAAACCAAGGGCGACAAGGCCATTGTCTCAGAGGGTGTCAGACACACCCCTAGCCACTGTCACAGCAACGGGACCGTGACTCTTGGCCCTAGaccccaccaacacacacacaccatcgacATCAAGTTATCCGTGAACAAAGGAAtaaaaggaggaggagggcacAGCAACACTTTAGGTCGCAGTGGGAGTGTGAAGGTTGGCAAGAAAAGGGTCTCGTTGTGCTTGGATCCAGGATACGGGGAGAGAAAAGCTGGGGGAACATCAGGGAAGCCTGGTGGAGCAGTGCAGCAACTCCAAAACCACCCACAGAACCAGATCAAGGCCTCACGAGGCAGTCACCATCAGAATCATCTGGCTGTGTCCCCAGGAGGGGTTCTAGAGTTTGTCCCAGCCAAGAGACAGCAGTCCAAGTCCAGAAGAGAGAAGGCGCAGGACGCGTCCTCCAAAGTCTGCTCTGCCAGCTTCCCCCCCAGAGGTGCCCGGGAAGTGCCCTGCGTGGGTAACAAAGAGAATTCCAAACTGGGACCTGTCCATCAAAACCCCAACCCCCACagcctgccccaccaccacaactCTGTCCCTGTGCCCCATGCCTCCGTCCTAAACTCCCATTACCCTGCTTCCCCTTCCTCCCACCAACCCTGTGCTTCTACCTCGTTCCAGCAACCCCTCAACCAGCCCCGTCCATCCCGCGGCAGGGACCATCGCCCTCAGATCCTCCACGGCCTACCCTTCTCCCCCTGTTCCTCCCGTGGAGGTTTCCCCAGCCCAGACCACACCTGTACCATCGACTTCTCCCATCCCTTCAGCTGTGGCTGCTGGAAGCTGGTCCGCTGCAGGGGGGCCAGGGGACGTTCTGCTGGCTGccaggggggtggggggagtccATTGTCCTCTTTTTCCTGCGCCCACGGCCACGGGGTTGGAGGGGTGAACCATAGAGGAGGCTCAGCAATGGGTTTAAGAACTCTGGGGGGATGTTTGTCCACAGCCTCCACCACCAACACCTCATCCTCCAACAGCACTGTGTCGGACTGCCGGACGGGCTTGCTCAGACCCCTGCGGTGTGCCTCCTGCTCCAGGGAGGCTGGCGCCTTTGAGAGTCCTGCTGCATTCCGCAAAAAACTGGTGGGGGGATGCCTGCCCTGTACCCCACTATCCTCCTCAGCCCCGCTGCGAGCCTTACAGAGTTGTGTGAGTGGCTGCAACCCCAAAGCCAGTCAGGGTGGCAGCTCTACCTGCAGTTATTGTAGCAGCGACCCTATAGTGGTGACCTTCAACCCCCGCCGTAGCGGCAAGCCCCCCGGATTGGGCAGGGGTGTAGGGGCAGGGCACCCCATGGGAGTATTCCccgctgatgatgatgattacaGTGTGCGCACAATCTGGCCCGAGGAGCTGTCGAAGAAGATGACCAGGTCTAAAACCCAACAGAACCACCAGAGCTGTGCCGGGATGGGAGTGGGGAAGACATGTGCCGGTCAGAACCAGAACAGCAGCAACGGAACCAGCCCTGTCATCCTGGACTGTAGGAACCTGTTGGAGTTCACCCGGAATCAGATAACAGACCACGCTGGCCGCCGCCGGCTTCAGCAAGGCAAGATGGCCGTCCTGGATTTCattgggtctgggtctgggtctgggcgaGATCCGGGCCGGGACTCCCTGAAGAGGCTCTGGAACAAAGGTGGGGagacagggatggtggatggcaTGGGGCAGGAAGACGATATGGCATACCCTCGCACCCCCTCCccccgctccccctctccccaaTCCCCTTCTTCCTTCTCAACAGCACCGTCAGCTCCCAGCACTCTCCTCAAACCCAAACCCAGACAGAGAGATGCAGAGGGACGGCATTCCCTCCCCTCCGCTCAGTCCCTCCACCTGGTCCTAAACTCACTCAACAGAGAGCAGGACGAGGAGAACGGCAGAG TGCACCTCACTCTGCCGCTCTCCTCCTCGCTCCCGGCCTCCCTGTCAGATGAGAGTGGGATGACCCCTGACGTGGAGAACGCGGTGGTCAGCCCCATCCTGCCCTTCCTCTTCCTGGGCAACGAGAGGGACGCCCAGGACCTGGACCTACTGATGCGTCTCAACATCGGCTACGTGGTCAACGTCACCACACACCTGCCCCTCTACCACCTCGGCTCCTGCCTGGTGCGCTACAAACGGCTGCCGGCTACCGACAATAGCAAGCAGAACCTGCGTCAGTACTTTGAAGAGGTGTTTGAGTTCATTG AGGAGGCTCACCAGAGTGGGCGAGGAGTGTTGGTGCACTGTCAAGCGGGCGTGTCCCGCTCGGCAACCATCGTCATCGCCTACCTGATGAAGCACACCCTCATGACCATGACTGATGCCTACAAGTACGTGCGGGGCCGTCGTCCTGTGGTGTCTCCCAACCTCAACTTCATGGGTCAGCTACTGGAGTTTGAGAGGGACCTCAACTCCGGGGTCACTCCTCGCATCCTGACCCCCAAACTCAGCGGCCTGGAGACCCAGGTCTGA